CATAAGCACAAAAGAAGAAAGTAAAATAAGTACAGACAAGGTTTCCGAAAGATTTTCAGACATGATAACCTCCCAGGATAAAGAATTGCAAAATTCCCAGAAAAGCAAGAATAAAAGATAAGGCTGCCAGATTCGGGATGCTGAAAAGCTTGAACTTAACTGTATTGACTTCAATCAACGCGATGACCACCGCCATAAGGACCACTTTGAGCAAATAAAGCAGAAGTGATAAAATAACAGCGCCGAAACCCATAAACGGAATCAGCTGGTCATGCGGAATGAAGATATTCACAAACAGTGTCACGAAAACAAGCTGTTTCACAGCTGCGCCGTATTCCAGTAAAGCCAGATGACGGCCTGAATATTCCAGGATCATCGCCTCATGCACCATCGTTAATTCCAAATGGGTGGACGGATCATCGACCGGAATCCTGGATGTCTCCGCAATGATAATGATCAGCAGCGCCAACCCCACCATCATATAAACCGGATGAGCAAAAGGAAACCCTGTAACCTGTACGGTCTGCATCATGCGTGGCAATGAAGTGGACCCGGAAAGGAGCCCTACCGTAAACAGGGCTACAAGAATGGATGGTTCAATCAGTGAAGAAATCATGGCCTCCCTGCTGCTTCCCATCCCGCCGAAGGTACTCGCCGTATCCAGGGCGGCAGCCATCATAAAAAATCTACCAAGTGCCAGGATGGAAACGAGCATAATAAAATCACCCGGAATCAGAACCGGTACAATCTTGGTTGATACAGGGACCAACAACGCACCAGTCAGAGCTGTCGCAAAAACGATATACGGAGCTGCCTTGTAAATCCACGAAGATACCTCTGAAACGACAGAGGTCTTTTGCAGCAATTTATAAAGATCAAAATACATCTGCAAGACAGGCGCACCTTTGCGCTTTTGAGTCAAAGCTTTGACCTTTTTGATCAGGCCGCCCACAAGCGGTGCAGCCAAAAGAGTAACAATCAGTTGAATGATAATATAGGCGATGCTGTTCATTGCTTCATTCCCTATCCTTCCCGGTGTACAGTCTTTCATTAAACTTCCGCCTCGAATGCCAATCCCTCAGTCTAATTGTTTAAGCCAAACGGTTATAGAGCATCAGTAAGAGAACCGCGGCAAATATATAGATCAAATAATTATGGATACTGCCGGTTTGAATCTTATACTTTGTTCTTTGGGAAAATTTCTGAAGTCTTTTGATGACCGGATGATAGAGGTAATCTTCAAATATCGAAGCAACTGTCGTCGCATATTCGATTGACTCCGGATAATAGAAGGAGTCCCCCTCTGTCGTAATTTTCCTGGTTGGTCTGAACAAGATCCTGAAAACAATCTTGATCGGTTTGGAAAAACCGGTTGCGCTGTACTGCATACGCGCATTCAGCGCTTCAAAGCCGCAGTCCCACGTTCCGTATTTCCGTTCGATATATTTACCGCCAACGATCCGGATGACCAGAAGCGCCAACAGGATGATTCCGGCCAAGGCCAGGATCAGTGCAACTGGAGATATGCTGCCTGGGGAAACCGTCAGCGGATAATAAGCCAGCATAAAGCCTCCCTGAAGCTGACTGAAGACTGAGCCGCCGCCGAGACTGCCAACGACCGGATCCAAGAGCTTTAAGATCGTTAACGGAAAAAGTCCGATGCCGAGACAGATCAACGCAAGAAGGCCCATTCCGATATTCATGGTTTTGGGAACTTCCTGCGCATTCGCGGCTTGTTCGCTTCGTGGAAGGCCTAGAAAGGATATCCCGAACAGCTTCACAAAACAAGCAGCGGCCAACGCTCCGGTCAATGCCAGCGCTGCCACGGCGACCGCCGAAAAGAAGTTTAAGCCGATCTGTCCGGGCAATATATTGGCAAATATGGACTGATATGTCAGCCATTCACTGATAAAGCCATTAAACGGGACAATGGCCGATATGGCCAAAGAAAAGCACAGGACCATGAGACCGGTAACGGGCATCTTTTTCAGAAGCCCGCCAAGTTTTTCGATATCTTTGGTATGTACGGCATATTGGATTGCTCCGGCTCCGAGAAATAAACCACCTTTAAACAAGGTGTGGTTGAACGTATGCAGCAGCGCTGCTGTTAAGGCCAGACCGCCGACGAGCAAATGGTTCTGGGCAAAGGCGATATACGAGACCCCTAAGCCAATCAGAATAATCCCGATATTTTCTACGCTGTGAAAGGCCAGCAATCTTTTGATATTATGTTCCATCAAAGCGTAGGCAACCCCAAGCACAGCCGACAGCATGCCCAAAACAAGAATGACAATTCCCCACCAAGTATTCTGTACGCCTAAATAGCAAAGCACAAAACGGATCAGTCCGTAGATAGCCGTCTTGATCATGATTCCCGACATCAGCGCCGAGACATTGCTCGGGGCAGCCGGGTGAGCGTAAGGCAGCCAGATATGCAGCGGGATAACGCCTGCTTTTGTGCCAAAGCCAACCAAAAATAAGATGAAGGCAATGTTTCTGGCCATTTCGGGGATCACCGTGCCGTTTTGAGCAACAATCAGATCGAAGGAATGCGTATAGTGATAAATGATCATGAATCCAATTAAAAGACAAGCAGTTGCCAGATGGGTCATCACAATATAGACCGTTCCGGCTTTTTGATTTTCTTCTTTCTCCGATTCAAATACGACCAGGAAATAAGACAGCAAAGACATTGCTTCCCAGGAGATATAGAAAAATACGGCATTGGCCGAAGTCAGCACAAAAAACATCGAAATGATAAACATTACATATAGAAAGTTAAACAGGCCGATGTTCCTTTTCCCGTTGTAATGGGAAATATAGCCGATCGAGTAGATCGAAACACAAAAGACCAGGATCGACAGCGCCAGCACAAAGAACGCAGAAAGATTGTCAATACTGATATTTAGGGTAATGAACGGAATTGCGGATTGCAGCGAAAAAATGTTCAGCGTTCCAACACCCGAGAAAATTTTCCCGACTGAAGCTGCCGCTGCGACTGCGGAAGCCGCGATACATAGCGCATTAACAATGATATTGCCGGTATTTTGTTCTTTGACGAAGAGATATCCAAGGGAAATAGAAGCTCCGAGCAAATAGCCAAATATCGAGACCAGATATAAATGATGCAGTAAAAGCTCCATGAGACATTCGTCCTCCATCTATGAAATCAAATGTGGAATCAACGTTTAACCATTTGAACAAATCCCTCGCCAGAAATTCTCCCAGATCTCCTCAAAATGCCCTGTTACATCTTCAGGCTGATAAATGAGGATGCTTGACAGCAGCCCGTGCGTCATGGCTGTATAGGATATTGCCACGGATTCAGGGTCCTGACGCCGGATGACCCCCTTATCCATATTGGCCTGAATAATATCTTTAACCATTTGGAACCGCTCTTCTGATAAGCGGTGGATTTTGGCGATCAGCGTTTCAGCGAAGGCTTTGGGCGGAAAAAGCAACAGTCTCTTCCAGAAATACAGTTTGGTCAGCGATTTGTCATAGTAATCAAGAATCATAAAGAACATGCTTCGCAGATCTTCGCAATGCTCGTTAATCTCCAGGAAATATTGATTAATTTCCCGATTGATGACCGCATACAATAAATCTTCTTTACTGGAAAAATGAGCATATATCGATGCTTTTTGGATGCCAACTTCACTGGCAACTTCGGTTAGGGAAAACCCTGTCCCGTTGTCTGCGAACAATCTGAAAGCCGAGTCCATCAGCTTCTTCTTTGTTTCCACCGTAGTGTCCCTCCAAAAAACAAAATACCTACCTAACGTTAGGTAGCCTCAATAAATTATAGGATTGACCCAATAACTTGTCAAGCAGCTCTAGAAAGGTTCATAAACTTATTACCGGAAAATACTATCTATGTCGTTCCCCAATTTGTTGCTGCTATTCGCTATCATAACAAAGAAAAAGTGAGGTGTTACTATTGAAAAAACTCCGTTTGTCATCAACGGAGAGATAACATATCAGGTTACAATTCAGACAAAAGGAGAAATCGATGAAAATAACGGTTTAAGGCTGACTAAAGAAGATATTGAGCAACTAGAATCTGTTGCTAGTGAAAAAATAAAAAAATAGCCACTGCAACAGTTAAGCAGGCCAAAACTTACAAGATTCTTTGGCTTCTCCGAAAAGCTGCATCACAAAGATCCCAAAACATTTCATGCTTTGGGATCGGAATGGCGGAAAGCTTTTGTGAACGCTAATGTTGAAATTAATGTGAAAGCAAAGATTATTAGCACCGGCAGACTGAAAGAAGAATTAGAAGTGAATCCTTTGAATAAATAAAATTCCTTTTAGAAAAGTTCATAAATTTTCCTGAACTGGCAAACAATAATACTATACCGTTTAGATAGGATGAGGCCAACAAAAGATGTTTATCAATCGACTGATGAAAACCTTAAAAAGCTGGACAAATACAGCACCTGAGCCTACCTCTGCCCCGGAGCCTCCCAAAAAACAGCCGCTGTCCAGAAATTATGAGGATAACATAAAAAAGCTGCAGCAGCTTTTTGCCAATTGTGCGGACGTCCAGTTCCACCCATTTCAAATTGATTTGGAAGAACCGGTAAGGGCTTTCATCGTCTATGCCACAACCATTACGAACAATCAAGTGATCAGTGATTCTATACTGAAAACCCTGTTGGAAGAGACGCATAAACTTCAGCAATTGATAAAGGCGGGTAACGCAAACCTACTGCAGATCATTCAGGACAGCCTGCTGAATCTTACTGACACCAGCACTGTTTCTTATCTGGATGAAGTCGAACAAAAAGTGTTTGCCGGCAATGCGGTTCTGATCATCGACGGTTCGTCTTCCGCTCTGGCTGCCGGGGTACGAGGCGGTGAAAATAGGTCCATTGTTGAGTCTGATACCGAACCGGGTGTGCGCGGGCCAAAGGATGGGTTTATTGAATCCATTGATACAAACATGAGCCTCATCAGAAGACGTTTGAAGACCAGCAAACTTAAGCTGGAAACTTCAGAAGTCGGTGAGCTAACCCATACGAAAATTGCGATCTGCTACATTCAGGGGATTGTGAATGAACAATTGCTGCAGGAAGTGAAGCAACGGATTGGCAGAATCAAAACGGACAGCATACTGGAGAGCAGTTACATTGAAGAATTGATTATGGACGAGCAGTATTCCCTGTTTCCGCTGGTGCAATACACGGAAAGGCCCGATAAGGTCGCTGCCTCGCTGTTGGAAGGCAGAATCGCGATTCTGGTGGATAATTCTCCGATGCCGCTGCTCATTCCGGCGACATTTGTAACCATGCTACAGGCAGCCGAGGATTATTATCACGGTTCAGTATTTGCGACGTTTACAAGGATTCTGCGATTGATTGCCTTGAATTTGGCCTTGTTACTGCCGTCAGTCACCGTTGCCGTCTTCTCCTTTCACCAGGAATTGCTGCCGACGCATCTCGTCAGTTCAGTGGCAGGAACAAGGCAGGGTTTACCGTTGCCAATTGCTTTGGAGATCCTTGTCATCGAGTTTACTTTTGAACTTTTGCGGGAAGCCGGTGTCCGGCTTCCGAAAACCATTGGCCAAGCTATCAGTACGGTTGGCGGTTTGGTTATCGGCCAGGCAGCGGTCAATGCAGGCCTGGTTTCCCCGATTTCCGTTATTGTCGTAGCGACCACGGCAATCGCGTCTTTTTCGATCCCAAACTATGATGCCGGATATGCACTCAGGATACTGCGGTTTATATTGATTTTACTGGCCAGCTTTCTGGGAGGAGTCGGTATCATGTTCGGCCTGATGATCATCCTGATCCATCTCTGCAGCCTACGTTCTTTCGGTGTTCCTTATTTGATTCCGTTTGCTCCTTTAAGCCTTGGCGAAATCAAAGATATCCTAGTCCGGGCCCCATGGTGGGCGATGTCCAAACGGCCGAAGTCGTTCCGTACGGTGAATCCTGTCCGTCAGAAAGACAACCAGGGGCCGTCGAAACCAAAGTATAGGAGGATAAGGTCATAAATTCAGAAAAGATATCCGGTATACAACTTGCTTCTTTAATGTTTATGATTGTCATATCCACTGCGATCCTGTTAATTCCCGGCATAACAGCGGAAAAGGCCGCAGAATCAGCCTGGCTTTCCGTCCTGATTGCGCTTGCTGTCGGGATCGTTAACCTTATGCTGATTTATTACCTGGGACGGCGGTTTCCAAAGCTGACGCTGCCCCAATATGCTGAAATCCTGCTCGGCAAAATCCTCGGAAAAGTCGTGACTTTCGGCTATGTATTATTCTTTCTGACCATAAGTATCTTGGTAATAAGAGAATTTACTGATTTTTTGAATATGAACCTTATGCCCGAAACTCCACCTTATGTTTTTCAAACAGGTTTGATAATTGTGGCTGCCTATGCAGTTATTAAAGGAATCGAAGTGATTGTGCGGGTCAACCAGTTTATTCTGCCTTTATTTATACTGTCTCTGGTGGTCTTGCTGGCATTAGCCCTCAGAGATATGGATCTAAACAATCTGCAGCCTTTTCTGGATAAGGGTATCCTGTCCGTTCTGGATGCTTCCCTTGTTCCTGTAGCCTGGTTTGGTCAGATTGTTGTACTCGTATTTTTATTCCCAAAAGTAAACCAGGCAGAGGATATTTTAAAGAATGGCATCTTCGGAATTATTGCTGCCGGTATCCTGCTGACTTTCATTACTGTTGCCACCCTTACTGTTTTTGGGCCGGAATATACGGGTGATATGTACTTTGCTTTTCTATATTTAGCTAAATATATCAAATTCATTACAATTCAAAGGCTTGAATTCCTTGTTATTTTTATCTGGGTATCCGGTATCGTGGTCAAAGTAGCCGTCATGTATTACCTGGAGACAATGACCTTAGTCCGGATGTTTTCTCTCCAAAGCAAGAAGTATATTCTCCTGGGGCTTGCTCTACCCAACATTATTCTACCAAACTTATTATTTGAGAGTCCTGTTGATGTCGGTCATTTTCTTAAGAATATATGGCCATCGATCGCTTTAACGTTTGAGCTGCTGATCCCTGGTCTGCTGTTGCTGCTGACTGTCATCAAAAAGAAAAAAGTGGGGCGTTACCATTGAAGAAACTACTGAAAAAGCTCCGTTTTAGATACATAGGGATCTTCAGCGTTTTGTTCTCACTGTTATTATTCTGTTCAGGATGCTGGAGCAATAAGGAAGTCGAAACGCTGGCTTTTGTCACACTAAGCGGCTATGACTATACCCAAATCAACGGTCAGGATGTTTGGACTGCAGCCACGCTGATCCTGAAGCCGCAAGGCGGTCAGGGACAAGATGAAGGAAAGAAGTCCAGTTTGAGCGGCAATGCAGAACAGCTTCTCACCGGTCAGGGACCAACAATGCAGGATGCAATTAGAAATTATTCCGCAAAACTGCCGACTGTCCCTTTTTATGGTTACGCTACAGGCACGATTATTGGGGAAGAGGCCGCCAAAAAAAAAGTACCTGAGATTATCGAACATCGTTCCCGCTTCCCGCAGACCCGGCCCCGCGATATCCTTTTGGTAGCCAAAGGTGAAGCCAAGGAAATACTTAAGACGAGAGGCACGATGGACCAGTCGTTTTCTACGGAGGTATCCCAGTTTATCGATTTAAAAGCCACAAACACCGGCAAATCTTATGGTATGTATTTCTATAAGTTTGTATCCTGGCTGACAAGCAATGACCGTGATGCCGTTTTACCGCAAATTAAGATTATACCCTTGGAATCGGATAACAAAGAATCCGGAGCTAATCCCAAAACTGAAGGAAGCATTATCGAAGGCCTGGGTGTTTTTCAAGCTGGCCATTTGATGGGCTGGCTTGATCAGGAACAAACCCTTGGTTTTCTGCTGCTGACGCAAAAAATTAACAAAGGCCCGATTTCCATCCCCGTTCAGAAGGACGGAACCATGTTTAACTATTTTCTAAGCAGTTCAACGTATAAAGTAAAACCGGTTGTCTCCAACGAAGAAATATCTTATCAGGTTGCAATTCAGACGAAAGGAGAAATCGATGAAAATAACGGTTTAAGGCTAACTAAAGAAGATATTGAGCAATTAGAACCTATCATTAGTGAGAAACTAAAAAAAATAGCCACCGCAACAGTTAACCAGGCCAAAACCTACAAGGCTGATTTTTTGGGTTTCTCCGAAAAGCTGCATCACAAAGATCCCAAAACATTTCATGCTTTGGGATCGGAATGGCGGGAAGCTTTTGTGAACGCAAATGTTGAAATTAATGTGAAAGCAAAAATCATTAGCACCGGCAGACTGAAAGAAGAATTAGAAGTGAATCCTCCGAATGAATGAAATCCACATCAGACAAATTCGCGCAGGACACCGGCAAGGCTTTGCAGTCCTTCTTCAATTTTATCGTCAGGCATATTCGAAAAATTGATTCGGAAAGTATTTTCCCTGCCGCCGTTCGGGAAGAATGAACCGCCGGGCACAAACGCGACGTTCTTTTTCAGGCTTTTGATCAGCACATCCCTAGCATTGATATCCGCCGGAAGCTCAATCCAGGCGAAAAGCCCTCCTTTGGGTCTGGTAAAGGTGACTCCCTCGGGGAAATGATCCTCCATCAGTTTTACCGTCAGATTGCGGCGTCTTTTGTAGACCTTGCGAATTTTTTCAATATGTTCATCGATATTATACAATTCAAGGTATTTGGCGATTTCTCTCTGCGCCAGGGTGTTGCACTGCAGATCCGTTCCCTGTTTGACAAGGACATATTTTTCAATCACTTTCTGATCCCCGGCGACCCAGCCAATCCGATAACCCGGGCAGAATATTTTGGAGAACGTTCCGAGGCTTAAGACGCAGCCCTCCTGATCAAAAGCCTGCAGGGACGGAAGCGGTTCATCTTCAAAACGCAATTCACCATATGGATTATCTTCAATAATCATAACCTGATGTTTCCTGGCCGCCTTAACCAGATGTTCCCTTCTGGAAAGACTCCAGGTCCTGCCTGTCGGGTTTTGAAAGTCGGGAATGACATAAATGAGTTTAACGTTCGGTGTACTGTCCAGTATCCTGTCCAGTTCCCCAGGAATCATGCCCTCCTCATCCGTCGGCACCTCTTTAAACTCGCAGCCATAAGCTTTGAACGCACTGATGGCAGCAAGATACGTCGGGCTTTCGCACAACACGATATCGCCTTCATCCAAAAAAACCTTTCCTGAAAGATCCAAGGCCTGCTGTGAACCGTGGGTCAAAAGGATACTGTCCGGCTCAAATTGGGTGCTCAGCCGATGATTCATACGTGCTGCGATCCATTTCCGCAAAGGAAGATAGCCTTCAGTCGTCGTATACTGTAAAGCCTCTGTCCCTTCTTCTTCCAGCACAATCCTGCTGACTTCTTTAATTTCATCAACCGGAAACAGCTCCGGCGCCGGGAGTCCGCCCGCAAAGGAGATGATTTCCGGATTTTCCGTAACTTTTAGTATTTCCCTGATTTCTGAAGCTTTCAAATGGTTGATCCTTTTTGCATAGTTATATTCCATAACGTTCTCTTTTTCCTGCCTTTTCGCACAAATTCACATATCTATTAGTATCCCACATTTAAGCGGAAGATTAAAGTCCCAATATCTGCGGAGGTTTTCTTCCTAAGAACCGTTAAGAGCCTTCATCCCCTTCTGAGAATCAACGCCTAAGATCAAACTGCTTTCCTGAACGTTCAGGAATGTTTTACCCCGCGATATCCAGCTCTCTCTGTCATGTGATGATCTAAAATGATATAATTGGTTGCGAGGTGATTTGAATGCAGATCCTAAAAAATGACTGGGACGATTTGCTTCATACGGAATTCGCGAAAGAATATTATCAGAAACTTAGAAAGTTTCTGATCAACGAATATAAGACAAAAACGGTTTATCCCGATAAATACGATATTTACAATGCCCTACATTATACCGCTTACAAGGATGTAAAAGTGGTCATTCTGGGCCAGGATCCCTATCATGGCCCTCAACAAGCCCACGGTTTAAGCTTTTCTGTTCAGCCGGGTGTTCAGGCCCCGCCGTCCTTGATGAATATCTTTAAAGAACTGCACGATGATCTGGGATGCTATGTTCCAAATAACGGATATTTGAAAAAATGGGCCGACCAGGGCGTCCTGCTGCTGAATGCTTCGCTGACCGTCCGGTCCGGTCAGGCCAATTCCCACAGCAACATAGGCTGGTCCCAATTTACAGATAAAATCATTGCGCAGTTAAACGATCGGGAAGACCCTGTCGTTTTTATCCTCTGGGGGAAGAATGCCCAGTCAAAACTGAGCATGATCACGCAACCCAGGCATTGTATCATCAAATCCGTCCATCCCAGTCCGCTGTCAGCCCATGCCGGTTTCTTCGGCAGCAGACCATTTTCCAGGGCCAATCAATTTTTGGCCTCGATTGGCAAGAAGCCTATTGACTGGCAAATAGAAAATCTGCCTGCCTCATTTACCACATCAGCCGGATCGCATCGTCCGTGATTTGGACTGCACCTTCTTTGAGCAGCCTGCCTAACGCCCGCTTGAAGGCAGATTTGCTCATTTGCAGTTCCAACTTGATTTTTTCAGGAGAACTTCTGTCATTGAGCTTAAGCACACCGCCGTTTGCTTTTAACTTCTCAAAAATGACCCGGGCATCCGTCTCTATTTGCTGCGCGATCTCTTGTCTTAAGCTTAATTCCAGCTTGCCATCCTGTCTTACCTTCTTGATTCGGACGTCGACCTTATCACCGATCGCAATGCTGCCATACAATTCCTTATTTGGAATCATCCCGTGATATTGATTATCCACGGCGACAAACGCGCCAAACTCAGGATTAAAGTTATAGACAGTGCCATGAGCATTGTCATTTTCTTTATAAGGAGCGTTCATTTTGAGCAAATCATATATTTTCATTGTGGCATATAAC
This sequence is a window from Dehalobacter sp.. Protein-coding genes within it:
- a CDS encoding S1-like domain-containing RNA-binding protein, with protein sequence MIEYGKMQELKVVKTSQNWHILNAKNDTQNSVLLPINLAPRNVKIGDKIEVFVYRDTKERIMASIKKPRLVLGETAALTVVDTTEFGAFLDWGLEKDLLLPLKEQVGEVKKGGTYLVGLALNNSHQLYATMKIYDLLKMNAPYKENDNAHGTVYNFNPEFGAFVAVDNQYHGMIPNKELYGSIAIGDKVDVRIKKVRQDGKLELSLRQEIAQQIETDARVIFEKLKANGGVLKLNDRSSPEKIKLELQMSKSAFKRALGRLLKEGAVQITDDAIRLMW
- a CDS encoding uracil-DNA glycosylase, translating into MQILKNDWDDLLHTEFAKEYYQKLRKFLINEYKTKTVYPDKYDIYNALHYTAYKDVKVVILGQDPYHGPQQAHGLSFSVQPGVQAPPSLMNIFKELHDDLGCYVPNNGYLKKWADQGVLLLNASLTVRSGQANSHSNIGWSQFTDKIIAQLNDREDPVVFILWGKNAQSKLSMITQPRHCIIKSVHPSPLSAHAGFFGSRPFSRANQFLASIGKKPIDWQIENLPASFTTSAGSHRP
- a CDS encoding formate hydrogenlyase, translated to MELLLHHLYLVSIFGYLLGASISLGYLFVKEQNTGNIIVNALCIAASAVAAAASVGKIFSGVGTLNIFSLQSAIPFITLNISIDNLSAFFVLALSILVFCVSIYSIGYISHYNGKRNIGLFNFLYVMFIISMFFVLTSANAVFFYISWEAMSLLSYFLVVFESEKEENQKAGTVYIVMTHLATACLLIGFMIIYHYTHSFDLIVAQNGTVIPEMARNIAFILFLVGFGTKAGVIPLHIWLPYAHPAAPSNVSALMSGIMIKTAIYGLIRFVLCYLGVQNTWWGIVILVLGMLSAVLGVAYALMEHNIKRLLAFHSVENIGIILIGLGVSYIAFAQNHLLVGGLALTAALLHTFNHTLFKGGLFLGAGAIQYAVHTKDIEKLGGLLKKMPVTGLMVLCFSLAISAIVPFNGFISEWLTYQSIFANILPGQIGLNFFSAVAVAALALTGALAAACFVKLFGISFLGLPRSEQAANAQEVPKTMNIGMGLLALICLGIGLFPLTILKLLDPVVGSLGGGSVFSQLQGGFMLAYYPLTVSPGSISPVALILALAGIILLALLVIRIVGGKYIERKYGTWDCGFEALNARMQYSATGFSKPIKIVFRILFRPTRKITTEGDSFYYPESIEYATTVASIFEDYLYHPVIKRLQKFSQRTKYKIQTGSIHNYLIYIFAAVLLLMLYNRLA
- a CDS encoding spore germination protein, coding for MFINRLMKTLKSWTNTAPEPTSAPEPPKKQPLSRNYEDNIKKLQQLFANCADVQFHPFQIDLEEPVRAFIVYATTITNNQVISDSILKTLLEETHKLQQLIKAGNANLLQIIQDSLLNLTDTSTVSYLDEVEQKVFAGNAVLIIDGSSSALAAGVRGGENRSIVESDTEPGVRGPKDGFIESIDTNMSLIRRRLKTSKLKLETSEVGELTHTKIAICYIQGIVNEQLLQEVKQRIGRIKTDSILESSYIEELIMDEQYSLFPLVQYTERPDKVAASLLEGRIAILVDNSPMPLLIPATFVTMLQAAEDYYHGSVFATFTRILRLIALNLALLLPSVTVAVFSFHQELLPTHLVSSVAGTRQGLPLPIALEILVIEFTFELLREAGVRLPKTIGQAISTVGGLVIGQAAVNAGLVSPISVIVVATTAIASFSIPNYDAGYALRILRFILILLASFLGGVGIMFGLMIILIHLCSLRSFGVPYLIPFAPLSLGEIKDILVRAPWWAMSKRPKSFRTVNPVRQKDNQGPSKPKYRRIRS
- a CDS encoding PLP-dependent aminotransferase family protein is translated as MEYNYAKRINHLKASEIREILKVTENPEIISFAGGLPAPELFPVDEIKEVSRIVLEEEGTEALQYTTTEGYLPLRKWIAARMNHRLSTQFEPDSILLTHGSQQALDLSGKVFLDEGDIVLCESPTYLAAISAFKAYGCEFKEVPTDEEGMIPGELDRILDSTPNVKLIYVIPDFQNPTGRTWSLSRREHLVKAARKHQVMIIEDNPYGELRFEDEPLPSLQAFDQEGCVLSLGTFSKIFCPGYRIGWVAGDQKVIEKYVLVKQGTDLQCNTLAQREIAKYLELYNIDEHIEKIRKVYKRRRNLTVKLMEDHFPEGVTFTRPKGGLFAWIELPADINARDVLIKSLKKNVAFVPGGSFFPNGGRENTFRINFSNMPDDKIEEGLQSLAGVLREFV
- a CDS encoding spore germination protein, encoding MFMIVISTAILLIPGITAEKAAESAWLSVLIALAVGIVNLMLIYYLGRRFPKLTLPQYAEILLGKILGKVVTFGYVLFFLTISILVIREFTDFLNMNLMPETPPYVFQTGLIIVAAYAVIKGIEVIVRVNQFILPLFILSLVVLLALALRDMDLNNLQPFLDKGILSVLDASLVPVAWFGQIVVLVFLFPKVNQAEDILKNGIFGIIAAGILLTFITVATLTVFGPEYTGDMYFAFLYLAKYIKFITIQRLEFLVIFIWVSGIVVKVAVMYYLETMTLVRMFSLQSKKYILLGLALPNIILPNLLFESPVDVGHFLKNIWPSIALTFELLIPGLLLLLTVIKKKKVGRYH
- a CDS encoding TetR/AcrR family transcriptional regulator; this encodes METKKKLMDSAFRLFADNGTGFSLTEVASEVGIQKASIYAHFSSKEDLLYAVINREINQYFLEINEHCEDLRSMFFMILDYYDKSLTKLYFWKRLLLFPPKAFAETLIAKIHRLSEERFQMVKDIIQANMDKGVIRRQDPESVAISYTAMTHGLLSSILIYQPEDVTGHFEEIWENFWRGICSNG
- a CDS encoding NADH-quinone oxidoreductase subunit H, with product MKDCTPGRIGNEAMNSIAYIIIQLIVTLLAAPLVGGLIKKVKALTQKRKGAPVLQMYFDLYKLLQKTSVVSEVSSWIYKAAPYIVFATALTGALLVPVSTKIVPVLIPGDFIMLVSILALGRFFMMAAALDTASTFGGMGSSREAMISSLIEPSILVALFTVGLLSGSTSLPRMMQTVQVTGFPFAHPVYMMVGLALLIIIIAETSRIPVDDPSTHLELTMVHEAMILEYSGRHLALLEYGAAVKQLVFVTLFVNIFIPHDQLIPFMGFGAVILSLLLYLLKVVLMAVVIALIEVNTVKFKLFSIPNLAALSFILAFLGILQFFILGGYHV
- a CDS encoding Ger(x)C family spore germination protein, with translation MKKLLKKLRFRYIGIFSVLFSLLLFCSGCWSNKEVETLAFVTLSGYDYTQINGQDVWTAATLILKPQGGQGQDEGKKSSLSGNAEQLLTGQGPTMQDAIRNYSAKLPTVPFYGYATGTIIGEEAAKKKVPEIIEHRSRFPQTRPRDILLVAKGEAKEILKTRGTMDQSFSTEVSQFIDLKATNTGKSYGMYFYKFVSWLTSNDRDAVLPQIKIIPLESDNKESGANPKTEGSIIEGLGVFQAGHLMGWLDQEQTLGFLLLTQKINKGPISIPVQKDGTMFNYFLSSSTYKVKPVVSNEEISYQVAIQTKGEIDENNGLRLTKEDIEQLEPIISEKLKKIATATVNQAKTYKADFLGFSEKLHHKDPKTFHALGSEWREAFVNANVEINVKAKIISTGRLKEELEVNPPNE